The sequence CAACGGGAGTACCCTTAGAAGCACCCCAGCCTAGAGTACGCCGCCCAGAACCTGTAGCAGAAGAAGTTTGGACGGAAGACGACGCTTACGAAGAAGCCCCCCGTCGTCGAGTAATGGAAGCACGCCCATACGAAGAAGAAACTATCCGCTACGAAGAAGAAGAAGCTGATAACTGGAGCGAGGCAACCGGTAAAGATAAGTATCAAGCATCACCCCAGCCTTTCCCAACTAAAGCATATAAAGAAGACTACGACACCTACGACGACGACTTAGAAAAAGACGCTTGGGAAGACGAAGAAGCACCAAAACCAATTAACATTCCCAAGAAAGTCAAAGAAAAGCAGCCAGAATACGAAGAAGAAGGCGGATATTAAGTTTGGTTAAAAATTAGATTTAGAGACGTAGCAGTGCTACTTCTTTAGGGGAGTTAGGAATTAGTTTCTAGCTCCTATTTTTTGAGAATGGGTAATTGAGAATGGGTAATAGGGAAAAATTGTTACTCCTATGCCGCTCCTGATTGTTATCTCCATGAAACTTCTTTTTTCCTGCCCTGCGCCGTGGTGAGCTTTCGAGTTTATTAGAGGAGGGTGGTCAAACTACTATAGTCAATATCAACTGATTTTAGTACTAAACGCTACTAAGGGTTAAAGTCAAATATAATACTTGATAACTGAATAAAATTAAGTAATTATAGCAGGAAACAATCTCGATAATTACAAAAAAGAATGTCACAATTCTCATTAGAGCAGAAAATATTAACCGCACCAAATGTATTGGCTCAAGACTTGGCAGGGGAGTCAGTATTGCTTAATATCAAAACCGAACAGTATTTTAGCTTGGATGACATTGGTACTCGGATGTGGCAAACCCTGATAGAGAAAGACTCCATCCAGAGCGCCATCGATGCCTTGCAAGTTGAGTATCAAGTAGAGCCAGAATTGTTACAGAAAGATGTAAAAAACCTCATTGAAGAATTATTAGCAAATGAATTGGTTGAAGTTAGTAATTCGTAAATGTCGCAGAATTTGGGGGCTAGACGGCAATTCGCGTTGGTTGTTGCTGCAAGCGTTTCTGTTGCTGCCCCTAGTAGCTATATCCTTAAAATTTTGGGGATTAAAGCGTACTCAAACTGGTTTAGCACAACTGTTAGCAAGTGCAAAAAATCCGGTTGAAAATAGCCTTCGCCACTCCCAAATTATTAAAACAATTGCCATGGTGCGCTTGGCAGCAAGATATTACCAACCTTGGGCTAACTGTCTGAAAAAATCCTTAGTGTTGTGGGGTTTGTTAGCTCACCAGGGAATTGAGTCCGAATTGCGGATAGGGGTGCAACGAGAAGCAATGAAATTTGAAGCCCACGCTTGGGTGGAATGTGAAGGATTTGTTCTTAATGATACTCCAGACGTGCGCGATCGCTATGCGATGTTTGAACGTGCAATAGAAGTCAATCTTTCCTAAATAAGAAAACTAATGTCTGTGCAAACTGCTTTACAATTTATCGAAAAATTACGGGTGGATGAAGAGTTAAAAAAAAGACTTTTAATTAAAAGTAATACCCCTGAGTTAGAAAGCTTCGTTAAACTTGGGGCTGAAGTTGGTTTAAGATTCACGGTTGAACAACTCAAAGCAGCGCATAAGCAGGATTGGGCTATGCGCTGGTTGGTTTATAATTCTTAAGTTTTTCTGATATAGCAGATTAATTTGAAAAAAATGATGGGCAGGCTGCCCATTACGTATTTGGCTCAACCGAAAAACGCTATAAATTAAAAAATAACTGGCAAAGATTTCAAACCGCGTCCAAGAAAAGAATCGTCCCATTCAAAAGATTCGGTTGCTATGGATAACTCAGGTAAACGTTTTACTACGGTACCAACAGCAATTTCTGCGACTAATCTACCTAAGTGTTTACCGATGCAATTATGAATTCCTTGACCAAAAGAAAGGTAAGGATTGGGTTTCCTTCTAATATCAAATTTGTTGGGTTCGAGAAATTTTGCGGGGTCTCGATTTGCAGCAGCGATGATACAATTGACTACTTCACCTCGATGAATTGTTTGATTTGATAATTGAATATCAGATAGTGCTGTGCGGGAGATACCTTGAACCGGACTTTCATAGCGTAATACTTCTGAGATGGTTGTTTCAATCAAGGATGGATCTGCTTGTAACAGATATAGTTGTTGCGGATGATTGAGTAATGTCAGTATGGTGTTACCAATTAAATTTGCTGTTGAAGAGTGTCCCACAGCAAACATAAAGATGCAGGTGCCTAAGAGTTCTTCTTCGCTAATTTCACCATTAGCTTCTGCTTCAATTAGCGAGCCTATCAAGTTATCTTGCGGTTGAGAACAACTGCGGCATTTAGCAATCCAACTGCGGAAATATTCAGCCAAACCAGCTATTGTCAACAAACCTTGTTCGTTAGCGATGGGAGTCACATCCACATCTGCAATAATCGATAAATTATCCGACCACTGTTTGAAACGGGGATGCCATTCTTGTTCTGGAATTCCCAAAATCTTACAGTTGACACCCAGGGCAAGGGGATATGCTAAATCCTTAATTATATCTACCTTTCCCGAGTTTTTCACCCCATCGATGAAATTGTTCACATTTGCACTGATGTGCGATCGCAATGTTTGAATCCGCGATGGAGTAAAGGGATTACGCAACAAGTGACGGATTCTAGTATGATCGGGAGGATTGAGTAGTACTAACCACAGCTTCATCAGTTGTTGACTTTCCTGACGTAGAGACAAGAAGTGGTTTATTGGTTGTTGGTTTGCAGTTTGTAGTTTTGGTTTTTGCTGCGAACGACCAAAGCTAGGGTTTCTAAAGACTTCTACAATATCATCATAACGCGTCAGCACCCAATCGTTTCGTTCGGATCGATAGTAAATTGGGTGATGAGTTCGCAAATAATCATAAGTGGGATAGGGGTTAGCGCGAAATTGTGGCGAGCGCGGATTAAATTCTAAAGGCGCAGTTTGGTTATTAGCTAATTTACTCATTCTTCTTCCCTCATTCTGCCACAATATCAATTAGCGGAAATAACTGACACCACCTCAAAGGCGATTGCAAGGCGATATCAACTAAACTGCGAAGGGTACCTAATTGCCCTGGAGGTTGAGCATCACCATAAACGCGATCTAGATTTTGCTTCCATAGCGCTATAGTTCGTAGGGATTGAAATCGTCTATCTTGCATAAACTTTATTTTCCAACCTGCTGATTCCAAATCCCGAACTAGTTCGGAAACCTTGCAAAGAACTATAGAACCACCAAAGGTTAATCTTTCTCCTGAATAGCTATCCGCAGCGCAACTTTCTGACAAAATTAAGCGTGATGCACGAGAACGCATTTGCCGTAACAGCTGAGCTTTGTTGCGAATATGGGAAATCATTTCTAAGGAGAAGACTATATCATATTCGTCAGGTAATTCATCTATATCTTGGTCTAAATCTTGTTGCAGCACATTTAAACCCAGGCTCCGGCAATATTCTACCTGTGCAGCGCTACATGAAATCCCTGTCACAGAACAATTACGCTCTGCAATTAACATCTTAGCTCGTCCACCCCAACCACAGCCGATGTCTAAAACCCGCGAACCAGTCGGAATATAAGGATAAAAATTTCTAACTGTTTGTTTTAAACCAGTTTCTAAATCTTCAGAACCGCTAAAATAACCAAAATGGTAATGTAAATCTTCGCCGATAATCTGCTTCCATTCACTAATAGAATCCTGAGAATAAAAGTTATCTAAATCGAATTTTGCTTCCGAATTAACCGTCATTTCATTCATGTTAAATTTTTCCAGATAACCATTGATGTTCAAACCAAAGATAAGCTTTAGCTGAAAGCTGACCTTGCTTACGCCAAGATATTTTAATATGGCTTAATCGGCGTTCAAATACGCTAAAACGTTCCCTTGGCTGCAAAAGGGAATCAACAATTAAATTATTTGGCCAAGGTGCTTGAGCGTTAATCGGATTAGTAAAACCCGACCATTTTAACAATGCATCTCGTTTTTGTGGTTCGCACAAACCTTGTTCTACTAAATAATTGAAGAAGGTATTCCAGCGAGATTCAGAATCCGGTTGATTGAGGAAAATACATTCTAAACCAATCTGCGGATAAATTTGCTTCCCTACATCCAAACAAACTGTAATTCTATCCACTAAACCAAACAACTGCTTCATCAACGCTTCTAGTTCATTTGTTTCATGCTGCCAGCCAATTTTTTGTAAATAGGGAATCAGCAATTGTGGTTGCAAACGTTTGACATTGACTCGCAAAGCTGGTGCATTTCGGGATAACATCGCACCAATGTGACTGATAAATACTCTATCAGGACAAGATTTAAAACAGCGATAGAGTTTTTCTTTCCACTCACACCAACCCGAATCTCCTAAAAGTAAATCCAGGGATTTTGTGGCGATGGGATAGGTTTCAACTGCTGGTGATACATCTTGCTGCAAACCGAAAAAAATCGCAGGAATGGGTAGAGAAGCTGATGATATCAAGTCGGGATGATTGGTTATCATTGCATCCGGGAGCAACCCTCCCCTTGATAAGGGGAGGGTGCCCTTTAGGGCGGGTGGGGTATTTCCGGATTTACAAGTAATTAAGTTGATTGGATATGATTTATCAATATCAAATTCTAACCAAATTTCCGTTATGCTGTTATGGAGTGGGGATAATGATGATGACCACTCAGTTAAGAAATCATTTAATCGAAACCAACCTGGATGTGCAGATTCTCCACCCTCTGAGGTAGCAGTTGCAATCAACTCCCGCAATAACACTAACTCGCTTTCGCTTCCTACAATGCACTGCTGTAAATCTACCTCCGGAGCATTGACATTGAGACGACATTCAAAACCACCCCGCAGAATCGGCGCTAAATTACCAACCAATGCTTTTAAACCCAATACTGCATCAGGTGTAGCTAATGTTGGCTCCAGATTCGGTAAAAGTACATCAAGGGATTCTGTTAGGGTTGAGTGCATTTCTCTGGCGTAATTATATTGCTCGCGTCTTCCACAATCGCCTCGCATAATTGTG comes from Rivularia sp. PCC 7116 and encodes:
- a CDS encoding PqqD family protein produces the protein MSQFSLEQKILTAPNVLAQDLAGESVLLNIKTEQYFSLDDIGTRMWQTLIEKDSIQSAIDALQVEYQVEPELLQKDVKNLIEELLANELVEVSNS
- a CDS encoding lasso peptide biosynthesis B2 protein, producing the protein MNWLKLVIRKCRRIWGLDGNSRWLLLQAFLLLPLVAISLKFWGLKRTQTGLAQLLASAKNPVENSLRHSQIIKTIAMVRLAARYYQPWANCLKKSLVLWGLLAHQGIESELRIGVQREAMKFEAHAWVECEGFVLNDTPDVRDRYAMFERAIEVNLS
- a CDS encoding Nif11-like leader peptide family natural product precursor → MSVQTALQFIEKLRVDEELKKRLLIKSNTPELESFVKLGAEVGLRFTVEQLKAAHKQDWAMRWLVYNS
- a CDS encoding cytochrome P450, translated to MSKLANNQTAPLEFNPRSPQFRANPYPTYDYLRTHHPIYYRSERNDWVLTRYDDIVEVFRNPSFGRSQQKPKLQTANQQPINHFLSLRQESQQLMKLWLVLLNPPDHTRIRHLLRNPFTPSRIQTLRSHISANVNNFIDGVKNSGKVDIIKDLAYPLALGVNCKILGIPEQEWHPRFKQWSDNLSIIADVDVTPIANEQGLLTIAGLAEYFRSWIAKCRSCSQPQDNLIGSLIEAEANGEISEEELLGTCIFMFAVGHSSTANLIGNTILTLLNHPQQLYLLQADPSLIETTISEVLRYESPVQGISRTALSDIQLSNQTIHRGEVVNCIIAAANRDPAKFLEPNKFDIRRKPNPYLSFGQGIHNCIGKHLGRLVAEIAVGTVVKRLPELSIATESFEWDDSFLGRGLKSLPVIF
- a CDS encoding cyclopropane-fatty-acyl-phospholipid synthase family protein, which produces MNEMTVNSEAKFDLDNFYSQDSISEWKQIIGEDLHYHFGYFSGSEDLETGLKQTVRNFYPYIPTGSRVLDIGCGWGGRAKMLIAERNCSVTGISCSAAQVEYCRSLGLNVLQQDLDQDIDELPDEYDIVFSLEMISHIRNKAQLLRQMRSRASRLILSESCAADSYSGERLTFGGSIVLCKVSELVRDLESAGWKIKFMQDRRFQSLRTIALWKQNLDRVYGDAQPPGQLGTLRSLVDIALQSPLRWCQLFPLIDIVAE